A DNA window from Betta splendens chromosome 6, fBetSpl5.4, whole genome shotgun sequence contains the following coding sequences:
- the LOC114857607 gene encoding uracil nucleotide/cysteinyl leukotriene receptor-like, whose product MGLPLCVAVRMLYHYYFYLSIFFVTCVSVDRYLAIVHPLRSLVLRGRRMTCLLCAAVWVSALVLSTPVASLTQIQTCPGSNRTICSLYVLLTDTRGSLPFSLLCCAIGFSFPLLSICYLGLRSVRELRRSPFCPGRYNKRRRLLSATLLLFVLVYLPYHLCRSAAIVMRAVYSDNTDSWRIPDLAFSLTQVEAVTPVCSLPQPPPRS is encoded by the coding sequence ATGgggctgccgctgtgtgtggctgtgagGATGCTCTACCACTACTACTTCTACCTCAGCATCTTCTTTGTCACCTGCGTCAGCGTGGACCGATACCTGGCCATTGTTCACCCCCTGCGCTCTCTGGTGCTGCGGGGCCGGAGGATGACCTGCCTGTTGTGTGCGGCCGTGTGGGTGAGCGCTCTGGTTCTCAGCACACCTGTTGCCTCTCTGACTCAGATTCAGACTTGCCCCGGGAGCAACCGCACCATCTGCAGCCTGTACGTATTACTGACTGATACCAGGGGGAGCCTCCCCTTCTCCCTTCTCTGCTGCGCCATCGGTTTCTCTTTCCCGCTGCTCTCCATCTGCTACCTCGGCCTGCGCAGCGTCAGAGAACTGCGCCGGAGCCCCTTTTGCCCCGGCCGCTACAACAAACGACGGCGGCTGCTGAGCGCCACGCTGCTTCTCTTTGTCCTGGTTTACCTGCCCTACCACCTGTGCCGCAGCGCCGCCATCGTAATGCGGGCAGTCTACTCTGACAACACTGACTCATGGCGAATTCCAGACCTGGCCTTTTCCCTGACCCAGGTGGAGGCGGTCACACCTGTGTGCTCACTGCCGCAGCCTCCACCGAGATCCTAA
- the LOC114857588 gene encoding vesicular glutamate transporter 2.1 — MEPGKEKALPTSKEGLKRIAGKALGNLYRRLEKRQQTGEGIELTEDGRPREDQERKTPLCDCTCFGLPRRYIIAMLSGLGFCISFGIRCNLGVAIVSMVNNSTIHQNGKIIIKEKAKFNWDPETVGMIHGSFFWGYIVTQIPGGYISSRLAANRVFGAAIVLTSTLNMFIPSAARVHYGCVIFVRILQGLVEGVTYPACHGIWSKWAPPLERSRLATISFCGSYAGAVVAMPLAGILVQYTGWSSVFYVYGSFGIFWYMFWILVSYESPAEHPTISDEERRYIEESIGESAQLMGAMEKFKTPWRKFFSSMPVYAIIVANFCRSWTFYLLLISQPAYFEEVFGFEISKVGMLSALPHLVMTIIVPLGGQLADYLRTHNIMSTTTVRKIMNCGGFGMEATLLLVVGYSHSKGMAISFLVLAVGFSGFAISGFNVNHLDIAPRYASILMGISNGVGTLSGMVCPLIVGAMTKNKTREEWQHVFLIASLVHYGGVVFYGLFASGEKQPWADPEDTSEEKCGFIDEDELAEETGDITQGYGAMGGPAKSYGATAQLNGGWVQDWDKTEEYVQEPAGKMYAERGYS, encoded by the exons ATGGAGCCAGGCAAGGAGAAAGCTCTCCCCACCTCTAAAGAGGGGTTAAAGCGAATCGCAGGAAAGGCCCTCGGGAATCTGTACAG GCGGCTGGAAAAGCGGCAGCAAACAGGTGAAGGGATCGAGCTGACGGAGGATGGCAGACCCAGGGAGGACCAGGAGCGCAAGACGCCCCTGTGCGACTGCACCTGCTTCGGGCTTCCGCGCAGATATATCATCGCCATGCTGAGCGGTCTCGGTTTCTGCATTTCCTTCGGTATCCGGTGCAACTTGGGTGTGGCCATCGTCAGCATGGTCAACAACAGCACGATCCATCAGAACGGCAAGATCATCATCAAAGAG AAAGCGAAATTCAACTGGGACCCAGAGACTGTTGGGATGATTCATGGATCCTTCTTCTGGGGCTACATAGTTACTCAGATTCCAGGAGGATATATCTCCTCCAGGCTGGCTGCAAACAG AGTTTTCGGGGCTGCCATCGTGCTGACATCCACCCTGAACATGTTCATTCCCTCCGCCGCCCGCGTGCACTACGGCTGTGTCATCTTTGTGAGGATATTACAAGGCCTGGTGGAG GGAGTGACTTATCCAGCCTGCCACGGGATCTGGAGTAAATGGGCCCCACCGCTGGAGAGGAGTCGCCTGGCAACCATCTCCTTCTGTG GGTCCTACGCCGGCGCCGTGGTGGCCATGCCTCTGGCCGGGATCCTGGTCCAGTACACGGGCTGGTCCTCCGTGTTCTACGTGTATG GGTCCTTTGGGATATTTTGGTACATGTTCTGGATCTTGGTCTCCTACGAGAGCCCGGCAGAGCACCCGACCATCAGCGACGAGGAGCGCCGGTACATCGAGGAGAGCATCGGCGAGAGCGCCCAGCTGATGGGCGCCATGGAA aAATTCAAGACCCCCTGGAGGaagtttttttcctccatgCCTGTCTATGCAATCATCGTGGCCAATTTCTGCAGGAGCTGGACCTTTTACCTGCTCCTCATCAGCCAGCCGGCATACTTTGAAGAGGTGTTTGGCTTTGAAATCAGCAAG gtcggCATGCTGTCCGCCCTCCCTCACCTGGTCATGACCATCATCGTGCCCTTAGGAGGCCAATTAGCAGACTACCTGCGCACCCACAACATCATGTCCACCACAACCGTCCGTAAAATCATGAACTGTGGAG GGTTTGGGATGGAGGCCACTTTGTTGTTAGTGGTTGGCTATTCCCACAGTAAGGGGATGGCAATCTCCTTCCTGGTCCTGGCCGTGGGTTTTAGCGGTTTCGCAATATCAG gtttCAACGTCAACCACCTAGACATCGCTCCTCGCTACGCCAGCATCCTCATGGGCATCTCCAACGGCGTGGGCACCCTGTCAGGGATGGTCTGTCCTCTCATAGTGGGAGCGATGACAAAGAATAAG ACCCGAGAGGAGTGGCAGCACGTCTTCCTCATCGCCTCCCTGGTGCATTACGGCGGCGTGGTGTTTTACGGCCTCTTCGCCTCCGGGGAGAAGCAGCCGTGGGCCGACCCCGAGGACACCAGCGAAGAGAAGTGCGGCTTCATCGACGAGGACGAGCTGGCGGAGGAGACGGGCGACATCACGCAGGGCTACGGCGCCATGGGGGGTCCGGCCAAGAGCTACGGGGCCACGGCGCAGCTCAACGGGGGCTGGGTGCAGGACTGGGACAAGACGGAGGAGTACGTGCAGGAGCCGGCGGGGAAGATGTACGCCGAGCGCGGCTACTCCTAA